In Syntrophomonas wolfei subsp. wolfei str. Goettingen G311, a single window of DNA contains:
- a CDS encoding YkvA family protein: protein MSNYGLKDLTKTTVKEFLLFIPNLLKLLYRLVNDKSVTILDRTLLLATAAYVISPWDFLPDMIPFLGQLDDLVLLALVFKRLTDSVSSEVLYSYWDGKPDLLYLLEDIVRLGLQFLPPGIYQRLVKHSEQPYRADLEYGSE, encoded by the coding sequence ATGAGCAATTATGGTCTAAAGGATTTGACAAAAACTACAGTGAAAGAATTTCTCTTGTTTATTCCAAATCTCTTAAAGCTTCTCTATCGCTTGGTTAATGATAAGTCAGTTACTATCCTTGACAGGACTTTGTTATTGGCTACAGCAGCCTATGTAATCTCTCCCTGGGATTTTCTCCCTGATATGATTCCGTTTTTAGGGCAATTGGATGACTTGGTATTGCTGGCTCTAGTTTTCAAACGATTAACAGATAGCGTGAGCTCCGAGGTTTTGTATAGTTATTGGGATGGTAAGCCCGATTTGCTATATCTCCTGGAGGACATAGTCAGGCTTGGACTGCAATTCCTTCCTCCCGGCATATACCAACGGTTGGTCAAGCATTCTGAACAGCCTTACCGGGCAGACCTGGAATATGGAAGTGAGTAA
- the minC gene encoding septum site-determining protein MinC, which yields MAAIRETASEIHLNLSACNSFEEMKRELERRLSLAQDCSWGSRISITAKAGKLTLKQTQEIKTFLAERGLRLHDLIIKSEIRGEEENEFFENFSHYEETALICRHLRSGNKFFTDGNVVILGDVNPGAEIIAGGNILVMGSLRGMVHAGASGDEKAIIVAYRLIPTQLRIADHITRPPDGEVVLVDSPEMARIRSGKVCIEKLKI from the coding sequence GTGGCAGCAATTAGGGAGACAGCTAGCGAAATACACCTGAATTTGAGCGCTTGTAACAGCTTTGAAGAGATGAAAAGGGAATTGGAGAGAAGGTTAAGCTTGGCCCAGGATTGCTCGTGGGGTAGTCGCATAAGTATAACCGCCAAAGCCGGCAAATTAACTTTAAAGCAGACCCAGGAAATAAAGACCTTTCTGGCGGAACGTGGTTTACGCTTACATGACCTTATTATTAAAAGCGAAATTCGTGGGGAAGAGGAAAACGAATTTTTTGAAAACTTCTCCCATTATGAAGAAACAGCTTTAATTTGTCGTCATTTGCGTTCAGGAAACAAGTTTTTTACCGATGGCAATGTGGTAATACTTGGTGATGTCAACCCCGGAGCTGAAATAATTGCTGGTGGCAATATCCTGGTTATGGGAAGTCTTAGAGGAATGGTTCATGCGGGAGCATCTGGTGACGAAAAAGCGATTATAGTTGCCTATCGCTTGATTCCTACCCAATTAAGGATAGCTGACCACATAACACGACCACCAGATGGGGAGGTAGTGCTGGTTGATAGCCCTGAAATGGCCCGGATTAGATCCGGAAAAGTCTGTATAGAAAAGTTAAAAATATGA
- the mrdA gene encoding penicillin-binding protein 2 yields the protein MKSDEFKKRLKIYTAVVIALLVILAIRLAIVQLFFNEVYQTQAKDNRIRLVAIKAPRGEIYERNANILAANKLVYTLSLTFLQLGDQQQVINNLVSLVQDYYPDMTSDFIEDKIEKQKFRLFEPVIIIRDIPWELVVKLEENRRDLPGVSVVVEPLRYYPQAALAGHVLGYIHSINSEELARVEASKYSINSLIGKSGIEKQYEQYLRGKDGARQVEVDARGRPIRELVTLEPSPGNNLYLTLDMKLQRVLEKSMADTLKRLQVKYPKARVGSAVVLNVKTGEILAMCSDPPLDPNDWKGNLSLQRVPYYFPQGNAYNPMEPGAEVNRALQSTYPPGSTFKPVTGMAALEKGGVDPLKSLVNCKGAYWIAPYIPCTGVHGNVNYYTGMATSCNTFFQEMGRRAGKDAIVWVGRQFGLGAKTGIDLPDEESGLLPSPEWKKEKYARIVDKKYEVLQKQLAQKYEELLAEAQDDEQKRSLEKKLKQEKIKLEAQYEIDYGFETKWQAFDTFNMSIGQGDNDYTVIQLANYVATIANGGHLMKPYLVSRIVSHDNRVLKVFHPQLIHDVELKAESIRETQKAMLAVTQPGGTAHFLFYDFPKDIGVAAKTGTAQTGRAGDNQLKEFHGVFVAFAPYDDPEIAFAGVVEYGHHGSESAGYVARDIFEHYFGLKDHLAADEADKAKVADKIIEAEAAVENAIDGQPIE from the coding sequence ATGAAAAGCGATGAGTTCAAAAAACGCTTAAAAATATATACAGCTGTAGTCATTGCATTGTTGGTTATACTCGCTATCAGGCTGGCCATTGTGCAATTGTTTTTTAACGAGGTATACCAAACCCAGGCCAAAGACAACCGCATTCGATTGGTGGCCATAAAGGCTCCACGAGGGGAAATATATGAACGCAATGCCAATATACTGGCTGCTAACAAATTGGTATATACGCTTTCCCTTACTTTCCTGCAATTGGGAGATCAGCAGCAGGTAATTAATAATCTGGTGAGCCTGGTACAGGATTATTATCCCGATATGACCTCCGATTTTATTGAAGATAAAATTGAAAAGCAAAAATTCCGCCTGTTTGAGCCGGTAATTATTATACGGGATATACCCTGGGAATTGGTGGTGAAATTGGAGGAAAACCGACGGGATTTGCCAGGAGTATCCGTGGTAGTGGAACCCTTGCGTTACTACCCGCAAGCAGCATTAGCAGGCCATGTATTGGGTTACATTCACTCCATAAATTCGGAGGAATTGGCCCGGGTAGAGGCGAGCAAATACAGTATTAACAGCCTGATTGGCAAATCAGGTATTGAAAAACAATATGAGCAGTACCTACGGGGTAAAGACGGTGCCCGGCAAGTGGAAGTCGATGCCCGGGGACGTCCGATACGAGAACTGGTTACCCTGGAACCTTCACCCGGAAATAATCTCTATCTTACATTGGATATGAAGCTGCAGAGGGTACTGGAAAAGAGTATGGCTGATACCTTGAAACGCTTGCAAGTCAAGTATCCCAAGGCTCGGGTCGGTTCGGCTGTAGTACTGAATGTTAAAACCGGTGAGATTCTGGCTATGTGCAGTGATCCTCCCCTGGACCCCAATGACTGGAAGGGAAATCTCAGCCTGCAACGAGTACCCTACTATTTTCCCCAGGGTAATGCCTATAATCCTATGGAACCAGGAGCCGAGGTGAATCGTGCCCTGCAATCTACTTATCCGCCCGGTTCCACTTTTAAGCCGGTAACCGGCATGGCGGCTCTGGAAAAAGGGGGAGTTGATCCTTTAAAAAGCCTGGTTAATTGTAAGGGTGCCTATTGGATAGCTCCATATATCCCTTGTACGGGAGTACATGGCAATGTCAACTATTATACTGGTATGGCCACCTCCTGCAATACCTTTTTTCAGGAAATGGGCCGGAGGGCAGGCAAAGACGCCATAGTATGGGTGGGCAGGCAGTTTGGATTAGGGGCCAAAACCGGTATTGACCTTCCTGATGAGGAAAGCGGTCTTTTACCTTCACCCGAATGGAAGAAGGAAAAATATGCTCGGATTGTTGACAAGAAGTACGAAGTATTGCAAAAGCAATTGGCACAAAAATACGAAGAGTTATTGGCGGAAGCTCAGGATGATGAGCAGAAGCGTAGTTTGGAAAAAAAGCTTAAACAGGAAAAGATTAAGCTGGAAGCCCAGTATGAAATAGATTATGGCTTTGAAACTAAGTGGCAGGCTTTCGATACTTTCAATATGTCTATTGGCCAGGGCGACAACGATTATACCGTAATCCAGCTAGCTAACTACGTGGCCACCATAGCCAATGGAGGTCATTTAATGAAGCCTTATCTAGTTAGTCGCATAGTTTCACATGATAATAGAGTTTTAAAGGTTTTTCATCCTCAACTTATACATGATGTAGAACTAAAGGCGGAAAGCATAAGGGAAACCCAGAAAGCTATGCTGGCTGTTACCCAGCCGGGTGGTACGGCTCACTTTCTTTTTTATGATTTTCCCAAAGACATAGGAGTAGCTGCTAAAACCGGAACCGCCCAAACAGGGCGTGCTGGAGATAATCAATTAAAAGAATTTCACGGGGTATTTGTGGCTTTTGCTCCTTATGATGATCCGGAAATCGCTTTTGCCGGGGTGGTGGAATATGGCCACCATGGAAGTGAATCAGCCGGTTATGTGGCCAGGGATATATTTGAACATTATTTTGGTTTAAAGGATCACCTGGCAGCAGATGAGGCAGATAAGGCGAAAGTGGCAGATAAAATAATCGAAGCTGAAGCAGCAGTGGAAAATGCAATTGACGGCCAGCCAATAGAGTAA
- a CDS encoding Maf family protein, which yields MFWLISCTGAFDLGGGNLHKEIILASASPRRQDLLDALGIKYKSVPAELDEHFFPGELPRKAAERVAREKAEAVARNFEHGLILAADTIVVCDGKVLGKPQDEDDAFLMLSHLSGKSHEVITAVCIKDIDQAESEVESEVTRVYFRSLSPMEIRTYISSGEAMDKAGAYGIQGLGSVFVERIDGCYFNVVGLPISRVYGMLARRGTNILRNE from the coding sequence TTGTTCTGGCTTATTTCTTGTACCGGCGCTTTTGATTTAGGAGGCGGTAATCTGCATAAGGAAATAATATTGGCTTCAGCATCCCCGCGGCGCCAGGACTTGTTGGATGCTCTGGGGATTAAGTATAAAAGTGTTCCCGCCGAGCTGGATGAGCATTTCTTTCCGGGAGAGCTACCCCGGAAAGCAGCAGAGAGAGTCGCCCGCGAGAAAGCAGAGGCGGTAGCCAGGAATTTTGAACATGGATTGATTTTAGCCGCCGATACCATAGTTGTATGCGATGGTAAGGTTTTGGGCAAACCCCAGGATGAAGATGACGCCTTCCTAATGTTAAGTCACCTTAGTGGTAAATCTCATGAGGTAATAACAGCAGTATGTATAAAGGATATTGACCAGGCTGAATCTGAGGTGGAAAGCGAAGTAACCCGCGTTTATTTCCGTAGCTTATCACCGATGGAAATTCGAACCTATATAAGTAGCGGAGAAGCCATGGACAAAGCAGGGGCCTATGGTATACAGGGGCTGGGTTCTGTTTTTGTCGAACGAATAGATGGCTGCTATTTTAATGTGGTGGGGCTTCCGATCAGCCGGGTATATGGAATGCTGGCCCGGCGTGGTACAAATATCCTGAGGAATGAGTGA
- the minE gene encoding cell division topological specificity factor MinE yields MLDIINRLLGRENAGSRDIARERLRLVLIHDRASVSPNFLNALKEELIRVIREYMEIDEESLIVDLENEENSVALVANIPIRGFKRAANE; encoded by the coding sequence TTGCTGGATATTATTAACCGCTTATTGGGGAGGGAGAATGCGGGTAGCAGGGATATAGCAAGAGAGAGATTACGTCTGGTTTTAATACATGATAGGGCTTCAGTATCTCCCAATTTCTTGAATGCATTAAAAGAGGAGTTAATAAGAGTAATTCGGGAATATATGGAAATAGACGAAGAATCCCTTATCGTTGACCTGGAAAATGAAGAAAATTCCGTTGCCCTGGTGGCCAACATTCCTATACGGGGCTTTAAGAGAGCTGCCAACGAATAG
- the rodA gene encoding rod shape-determining protein RodA — MNAKRLRFIDKAFIFALFSLLIFGLVILRSASIGISSDPFFYLKKQVFIIFLGLALAILIVRYDYTQFRRFSPILYGISILLLLTVLIWGTEIRGTTGWIGLGSLPMVQPAEFTKVLLILAFAEFLNRRKGELDTLSDMLPCFLFMGIPFLLIIFQPDLGTALVYIAITLVMMFAAGANSKVLIQVIAVAVFLIALCLYLHFQFGMWLPLEDYQLKRLTIFLDPYNDGQGGRGMGWNTIQSLVAIGSGGLTGKGLFQGTQVQLNFLPEHHTDFIYAVIGEELGFLGAAFVIICYGVLLIRAIIIASNSKELFGSLLVLGITAMWLFHVFESIGMSIGLMPITGIPLPFLSYGGSSMLANLIAVGLILSVNVRGKKIVF; from the coding sequence TTGAACGCAAAAAGATTAAGATTTATTGATAAGGCTTTTATATTCGCTTTGTTTAGCTTGCTAATCTTTGGCCTGGTGATTCTAAGAAGCGCTAGTATTGGGATTTCCAGTGATCCCTTTTTTTATCTAAAAAAGCAAGTGTTTATAATATTTCTTGGCCTTGCTCTGGCCATACTAATAGTAAGATACGACTATACCCAGTTTAGGAGATTCAGTCCTATACTTTACGGTATTTCGATTCTGCTTTTACTTACCGTACTTATATGGGGGACAGAAATTCGTGGGACAACCGGATGGATTGGACTGGGTTCTTTACCTATGGTACAGCCCGCGGAATTTACCAAGGTTTTGCTAATTCTCGCCTTTGCTGAATTTCTAAATCGCCGCAAAGGTGAACTTGACACATTATCAGATATGTTGCCCTGTTTTTTATTTATGGGTATACCGTTTCTTTTAATAATTTTCCAACCCGATTTGGGAACTGCCCTGGTCTACATTGCCATAACCCTAGTTATGATGTTTGCTGCCGGGGCTAATTCCAAGGTGTTAATCCAGGTTATTGCCGTTGCTGTATTTTTAATTGCTCTTTGTCTTTATCTGCATTTCCAATTCGGTATGTGGCTGCCCTTGGAGGATTACCAGTTGAAACGGCTTACCATCTTTCTAGATCCATATAATGATGGCCAGGGAGGAAGAGGGATGGGGTGGAATACCATTCAATCACTGGTAGCCATAGGTTCCGGCGGTTTAACCGGAAAAGGGCTGTTCCAGGGTACTCAAGTTCAACTCAATTTTTTACCCGAGCATCATACCGATTTTATTTATGCGGTGATAGGGGAGGAACTAGGGTTTTTAGGTGCTGCTTTTGTGATTATCTGCTATGGTGTTTTGCTAATAAGGGCCATTATTATTGCTTCGAACTCAAAAGAGTTATTCGGAAGTTTGCTAGTATTGGGCATCACTGCTATGTGGTTGTTTCATGTTTTTGAAAGTATCGGCATGTCGATTGGTTTAATGCCTATAACGGGAATCCCTCTCCCGTTCCTCAGTTATGGGGGAAGCTCAATGCTGGCCAATCTTATTGCAGTTGGTTTGATATTAAGCGTGAATGTTAGAGGAAAGAAGATTGTCTTTTAA
- a CDS encoding DUF4321 domain-containing protein, with protein MARSNAYPGWQIFLLLLVLGGIIGGWIGDAVVKLWPNLKVLGQVQSVGLPAFSLDLNVFTLQFGFMLHVNFFTILGFVLAYFLYRRF; from the coding sequence GTGGCAAGATCCAACGCCTACCCAGGCTGGCAGATTTTCTTGCTTTTGCTGGTGCTGGGAGGGATTATAGGTGGATGGATAGGAGATGCCGTAGTAAAACTATGGCCTAATTTGAAGGTGCTGGGGCAGGTTCAGAGCGTAGGTCTGCCTGCTTTTTCTTTAGATCTGAATGTCTTTACCTTGCAATTTGGCTTTATGCTTCATGTTAATTTTTTCACCATTTTAGGATTTGTTCTGGCTTATTTCTTGTACCGGCGCTTTTGA
- the minD gene encoding septum site-determining protein MinD — protein sequence MKSRVIVITSGKGGVGKTTTTANLGTSLAMMDKKVVLVDTDIGLRNLDVVMGLENRIVFDIVDVVNGKCRLKQALIKDKRFEGLHLLPAAQTKDKTAITPHQMKNLTNELRQDFDFILVDCPAGIEQGFRNAIAGADDAIVVAMPEVSSVRDADRIIGLLEAAGLRNSRLIINRLRSKMVRRGDMMDIKDILDILSIELLGVVPEDECIVVSTNRGEPAVMENASRAGAAYRRIARRMMGEDIPLPSLDEPENFFYRFKKILKMAR from the coding sequence ATGAAGAGTAGGGTTATCGTTATTACTTCAGGCAAAGGCGGAGTCGGAAAAACCACAACCACTGCCAATCTAGGAACATCACTGGCCATGATGGACAAAAAAGTGGTATTGGTAGATACCGACATTGGTCTGAGAAACCTGGATGTAGTGATGGGTTTAGAAAATCGAATAGTATTTGACATCGTAGATGTAGTCAATGGCAAATGTAGACTTAAGCAAGCCCTTATAAAGGACAAGCGTTTTGAAGGATTACATCTCTTACCTGCGGCCCAGACCAAAGACAAGACAGCTATTACGCCTCACCAGATGAAAAACCTTACCAATGAATTGCGTCAGGATTTTGATTTTATTTTGGTAGATTGCCCCGCAGGTATAGAGCAGGGATTCAGGAACGCTATTGCCGGGGCGGATGATGCTATAGTTGTGGCCATGCCCGAGGTTTCATCAGTCCGGGACGCCGACCGCATAATCGGTCTTTTGGAAGCTGCCGGGCTTAGAAATAGCCGGTTGATTATAAATCGATTAAGAAGCAAAATGGTGAGGCGTGGCGACATGATGGATATAAAGGATATACTGGATATTCTCTCCATAGAATTACTAGGAGTTGTTCCTGAAGATGAATGTATAGTGGTTTCCACCAACCGAGGAGAGCCTGCTGTTATGGAAAACGCCTCCAGAGCAGGTGCTGCCTATAGAAGGATTGCCCGTAGAATGATGGGAGAAGATATCCCACTACCATCCCTCGATGAACCGGAAAATTTCTTTTATCGATTTAAAAAAATTCTGAAAATGGCTAGATAA
- the mreD gene encoding rod shape-determining protein MreD, with the protein MRYLLLFLLPFTAILLQSTIFSFYGIKGTLPDLVLVFVVFFALINGARGGTIYGFLCGLLEDLYLGRFIGVNALSKAFTAYLVGHFQDRVFKENILVALIAVFFSTFINSLLVFFLALFTHDTFNVDMNIVVTVIYQSIYNTVLGVPLYLWYYKSSYQGILRSTGER; encoded by the coding sequence TTGAGGTATTTGCTTCTTTTCCTATTACCGTTTACGGCCATATTATTACAGTCGACCATTTTTAGTTTCTATGGTATAAAGGGGACATTACCTGACCTGGTACTTGTTTTCGTAGTGTTTTTTGCCTTGATAAATGGGGCGCGGGGAGGAACCATATACGGTTTTCTTTGTGGTTTACTTGAGGATCTCTACCTGGGCCGTTTTATTGGGGTTAATGCTCTATCCAAGGCTTTTACTGCCTACCTGGTAGGACATTTTCAGGATAGAGTCTTTAAGGAGAATATACTGGTAGCTCTGATAGCGGTTTTTTTTAGTACATTTATAAATTCCCTTTTGGTTTTTTTCTTGGCCTTGTTTACCCACGATACTTTCAATGTTGATATGAATATAGTAGTTACAGTAATTTACCAAAGCATTTACAACACCGTTTTAGGCGTACCATTGTACCTATGGTATTATAAGTCTTCTTACCAAGGGATTCTTAGGTCAACAGGGGAGAGGTAG
- the radC gene encoding RadC family protein, which translates to MNEYFVNLNIKEMPETMRPREKLIARGEDKLDEAELLAIVLGSGTREMNALELARQLLARHGGSLRFLMSATLEELTAEKGIGMAKAVSIKAAIEMGRRVVGNIQLRRIIKSPEDVQEAVRELAMEEMRHYDREHFRVLYLDRKGGLITMQDISIGGLHSSIVHPREVFKTAVKKSAASMILVHNHPSGDPTPSQEDIEITRRLIEAGKIMGIEILDHVIIGEINYCSLKARGLI; encoded by the coding sequence ATGAACGAGTATTTCGTAAATCTCAATATAAAGGAAATGCCGGAAACCATGCGTCCCCGGGAGAAGCTCATAGCTCGTGGCGAAGACAAGCTGGATGAGGCCGAACTCCTGGCCATTGTACTCGGGAGCGGCACCAGGGAAATGAATGCGCTGGAACTTGCCCGGCAGCTTCTGGCCCGTCATGGGGGAAGTTTGAGGTTTCTTATGTCAGCCACTCTGGAGGAACTTACTGCTGAGAAAGGAATCGGGATGGCCAAGGCGGTGAGCATCAAAGCTGCCATAGAAATGGGGAGAAGAGTAGTCGGCAATATTCAGCTAAGAAGGATAATAAAATCTCCCGAAGACGTGCAGGAAGCAGTTAGAGAATTGGCCATGGAAGAAATGCGCCATTATGACCGTGAGCATTTTCGGGTTTTGTATCTCGATCGCAAGGGCGGTCTTATTACCATGCAGGATATATCGATCGGGGGGTTACATAGTTCCATAGTACACCCTCGTGAGGTTTTTAAAACAGCAGTAAAAAAGAGTGCTGCTTCCATGATTCTGGTACATAATCATCCCAGTGGGGATCCTACTCCCAGCCAGGAGGATATAGAAATCACCCGCCGTTTGATTGAGGCTGGAAAAATAATGGGAATCGAGATCCTGGATCATGTCATTATTGGGGAAATAAATTACTGCAGCCTGAAAGCAAGAGGGCTAATCTAG
- a CDS encoding rod shape-determining protein has protein sequence MVFGKDMGIDLGTANTLVHLKGKGVILREPSVVAILNDSGKVLAVGEEAKQMIGRTPGNIVAIRPMKDGVIADFDITQAMLKYFIAKALDQRMPLVRPRVVISIPTGCTTVEERAVREAALQGGAKEAYLIEEPMAAAIGAGLPVHEPTGNMIVDIGGGTTEVAVISLGGVVTARSIRVAGDNMDEAIIQNLRKNYNLLIGERTAEDIKISVGSALWEGEEEFYDVRGRDLVSGLPKTIKVSCLEIQKALKETVEQIVDGIKVCLEKTPPELASDIMDRGIIMAGGGAMLKGMDKLISQETEMPVYVCDDPLLAVAQGTGRVLENIEVLRKVLISPKKSF, from the coding sequence GTGGTTTTCGGTAAGGATATGGGTATTGACTTGGGTACTGCCAATACCCTGGTTCACTTAAAAGGTAAAGGGGTAATCCTTAGGGAACCTTCGGTTGTAGCTATACTGAATGATAGTGGAAAGGTACTGGCCGTGGGTGAAGAAGCTAAACAGATGATAGGCAGGACACCGGGAAACATTGTTGCTATCCGGCCCATGAAGGACGGAGTAATAGCTGATTTTGATATAACCCAGGCTATGCTAAAGTATTTTATTGCCAAGGCCTTGGATCAGAGAATGCCCTTGGTAAGACCTAGAGTGGTTATAAGCATACCTACCGGATGTACCACCGTGGAGGAACGAGCGGTTAGAGAAGCAGCACTGCAGGGTGGTGCCAAGGAGGCTTATTTAATTGAGGAACCTATGGCAGCAGCTATTGGTGCAGGCCTTCCGGTTCATGAACCCACCGGCAACATGATAGTTGACATAGGTGGGGGTACTACCGAAGTGGCGGTAATATCCTTGGGAGGCGTGGTCACAGCCCGCTCGATAAGGGTAGCCGGCGACAATATGGATGAAGCCATCATTCAGAACTTGAGAAAGAACTATAATCTCCTGATTGGGGAGCGAACCGCTGAGGATATTAAAATATCGGTGGGGTCAGCCCTATGGGAAGGTGAGGAGGAGTTCTACGATGTACGGGGGCGCGACCTGGTAAGTGGTTTACCTAAAACTATAAAGGTATCTTGCCTGGAAATCCAAAAAGCCCTTAAAGAAACGGTAGAACAAATCGTGGATGGTATAAAGGTATGCTTGGAAAAAACCCCGCCGGAACTAGCTTCGGATATTATGGATCGTGGTATTATCATGGCAGGAGGCGGAGCTATGCTAAAGGGTATGGATAAATTGATCAGCCAGGAAACGGAAATGCCAGTTTATGTATGTGACGACCCTCTTTTGGCCGTAGCCCAGGGAACCGGGCGGGTACTGGAAAATATCGAAGTATTGCGCAAGGTTTTGATTTCTCCCAAAAAATCATTTTAG
- a CDS encoding redox-sensing transcriptional repressor Rex, which produces MKVFKIPEATIMRLSIYSRYLRQLIEEGVETVSSGEIAAGVGVSSAQVRKDLAYFGEFGTRGVGYKVEDLYGCLLKILGLDRRWNIIIIGAGKLGSAFALYQGFLDRGFTISAIMDVDEKIIGSELDGVKIEPLELLQQRVTEKNITVGVITVPAPAAQDVTDLLVASGVKAILNFSPRVLKVPNDVILRNVDLSVNLELLSFYLALNNR; this is translated from the coding sequence TTGAAAGTCTTCAAAATTCCGGAAGCAACAATTATGAGGCTCTCAATCTATTCCCGCTATCTCAGGCAATTGATCGAGGAAGGCGTGGAAACAGTTTCATCGGGCGAAATCGCTGCTGGCGTAGGCGTTAGTTCGGCCCAGGTGAGAAAGGATCTGGCTTATTTTGGCGAGTTTGGCACTCGTGGGGTAGGATACAAGGTAGAAGACCTTTATGGCTGTTTATTAAAGATTTTAGGACTGGACCGGAGATGGAATATTATTATCATCGGCGCTGGCAAATTGGGCTCGGCCTTTGCCCTATACCAGGGTTTTCTGGACCGGGGATTTACTATAAGTGCGATCATGGATGTGGATGAGAAAATAATTGGCAGCGAACTGGATGGGGTAAAGATTGAACCTTTGGAATTGCTACAGCAGAGAGTGACGGAAAAAAATATTACAGTGGGGGTAATTACGGTGCCTGCTCCTGCGGCCCAGGATGTTACCGACCTCCTGGTAGCCTCAGGGGTAAAAGCTATTCTCAATTTCTCGCCGCGGGTACTCAAAGTACCCAATGATGTTATACTGAGAAATGTAGATCTATCAGTTAACCTGGAACTTTTAAGCTTTTACCTGGCATTGAATAACAGGTAG
- the mreC gene encoding rod shape-determining protein MreC, translating into MLKILRNKYLWILVFTVLLSFLLMHLTSPEREEISIAENLIRDIFTPLQSGVNGFRHNWGGIATTLNNKEVLSQQIQALQKENQELKIENQVLRESQAELKRLRSLLDFQSDNLDSYNLLPARVISRSPNNWYRYLLINKGSKQGIKKGMPVISPEGLVGQVGSVSKESAQVNLITDREVAVGAILQESRETNGIIEGRGDSNLLRMINIPYYSPIKKNDRVISSGLSVTYPRGIDIGVVKNISPEPSGLLLSADIEPVVNFDKLEEVLIITSFQPPEAVQGAEDSEN; encoded by the coding sequence TTGTTAAAAATATTACGCAACAAATACCTGTGGATACTGGTATTCACAGTATTACTATCATTTCTGCTTATGCATCTTACTTCTCCTGAACGTGAAGAAATAAGCATAGCGGAGAATTTGATAAGAGATATATTTACCCCGTTGCAAAGCGGGGTAAATGGGTTCAGGCATAATTGGGGGGGTATTGCCACTACCCTTAATAATAAGGAAGTTCTCAGCCAGCAGATTCAGGCTTTGCAAAAAGAAAACCAGGAGCTCAAAATAGAGAATCAGGTTTTAAGGGAATCTCAGGCTGAGCTAAAACGCTTACGGAGCTTGTTGGATTTCCAAAGTGACAACCTGGATAGCTATAATTTGTTACCGGCCCGGGTTATAAGCCGCAGCCCCAATAACTGGTATCGCTATCTGCTTATCAATAAAGGAAGCAAGCAGGGAATAAAGAAAGGGATGCCGGTTATCAGCCCCGAGGGTTTGGTGGGCCAGGTTGGGAGCGTAAGCAAGGAATCAGCGCAGGTCAACTTGATTACTGACCGTGAGGTGGCTGTAGGCGCTATCCTTCAGGAAAGCCGGGAAACCAACGGGATAATTGAAGGGCGTGGGGATAGTAACCTCTTGCGCATGATAAATATTCCTTATTATTCTCCCATAAAAAAGAATGACCGGGTAATAAGTTCCGGTTTATCAGTGACTTATCCTCGGGGTATAGATATCGGAGTGGTAAAGAACATAAGCCCTGAACCCAGCGGTTTGTTATTGTCAGCCGATATAGAACCGGTCGTTAATTTTGATAAATTGGAGGAAGTCCTGATTATAACCAGCTTCCAGCCACCGGAAGCTGTACAAGGGGCGGAGGATTCAGAAAATTGA